From the Sphingomonas phyllosphaerae 5.2 genome, one window contains:
- a CDS encoding VOC family protein, which translates to MRNPHGTPIWYEYQAQDADVAQRFYATVLGWSVATPPEGGMDYRILTASDGGGVGGLMPTPPGSLLPPGWLIYVGVDDVDTTLTQATDAGARVLMPATDLPGAGRLALLADPQGARFYVMRGAVDDRSRAFMDSNDATAGHAVWNELAAPDQDAAMAFYATLFGWRHDGAMPMGPLGDYRFVHAGTTCIGATMPVPPEGTPGWLVYFMVDDVDAAVARLREAGGTLEWGPNEIPGGSFSVTARDPAGARFGFVGERRG; encoded by the coding sequence ATGAGGAATCCGCACGGAACGCCGATCTGGTACGAATATCAGGCGCAGGACGCCGATGTCGCGCAACGGTTCTACGCCACGGTGCTCGGGTGGTCGGTCGCCACGCCGCCCGAAGGCGGAATGGACTATCGCATCCTCACCGCGTCCGACGGCGGCGGTGTCGGCGGACTGATGCCGACGCCGCCTGGATCGCTGCTGCCGCCGGGTTGGCTGATCTACGTGGGCGTCGACGATGTCGACACGACGCTCACGCAGGCGACCGACGCGGGCGCGAGGGTGCTGATGCCCGCCACCGACCTGCCCGGCGCGGGTCGACTGGCGCTGCTCGCCGATCCGCAGGGCGCGCGCTTCTACGTCATGCGCGGCGCGGTGGACGACCGCTCGCGGGCCTTCATGGACAGCAACGACGCGACCGCCGGCCATGCCGTGTGGAACGAATTGGCCGCGCCGGATCAGGACGCGGCGATGGCCTTCTATGCCACGTTGTTCGGCTGGCGCCACGACGGCGCGATGCCGATGGGGCCGCTCGGCGACTATCGCTTCGTCCATGCCGGCACGACCTGCATCGGCGCGACGATGCCGGTGCCCCCGGAGGGAACCCCGGGGTGGCTGGTCTATTTCATGGTCGACGATGTCGACGCCGCGGTCGCGCGGTTGCGCGAGGCCGGCGGCACGCTGGAATGGGGACCGAACGAGATCCCGGGCGGCAGCTTTTCAGTCACGGCACGCGATCCCGCAGGTGCGCGCTTCGGCTTCGTCGGTGAGCGGCGCGGATGA
- a CDS encoding DUF1428 domain-containing protein, whose translation MTYVQGFVTPIRTAGRAEFTDHARRAAVIVRDLGAARVADAWGDVPADEPDRFAPLVKLRDGETAGFGFMEFRDKAAGDAFGKRIGSDPRLAGLGAPPFDGKRMIFGGFRVILTVGEARATGYVDGFVLPVPAAKEAGYLRHVAAAAAMLLDHGATRYVAAWEDDVPSGTVTDFRSGVSATPEEIVVFSWCEWPDAATRHAGMTATMADPRMGEMWDTMPFDPERVVYGGFVMINDEGEAIA comes from the coding sequence ATGACCTACGTCCAGGGGTTCGTGACGCCGATCCGCACTGCCGGGCGGGCCGAATTTACCGATCACGCGCGACGCGCCGCGGTGATCGTGCGCGATCTCGGCGCGGCGCGCGTCGCCGATGCCTGGGGAGATGTTCCCGCCGACGAACCCGACCGCTTCGCGCCGTTGGTGAAGCTGCGCGATGGCGAGACCGCCGGCTTCGGCTTCATGGAGTTTCGGGACAAGGCGGCCGGCGACGCGTTCGGCAAACGGATCGGAAGCGATCCGCGACTTGCCGGCCTCGGTGCGCCGCCGTTTGACGGCAAGCGGATGATCTTCGGAGGGTTCCGCGTGATCCTGACGGTCGGCGAAGCGCGCGCCACCGGCTATGTCGACGGCTTCGTGCTGCCGGTGCCCGCGGCGAAAGAGGCCGGATATCTGCGCCACGTCGCGGCCGCGGCGGCGATGCTGCTCGACCATGGCGCCACTCGCTACGTGGCCGCATGGGAGGACGACGTGCCCTCCGGCACCGTCACCGACTTCCGCAGCGGGGTCTCCGCGACTCCCGAGGAGATCGTCGTCTTCTCGTGGTGCGAATGGCCGGACGCCGCCACCCGCCATGCCGGCATGACAGCGACCATGGCCGACCCGCGGATGGGCGAGATGTGGGATACGATGCCGTTCGATCCCGAACGGGTCGTCTATGGCGGCTTCGTAATGATCAACGACGAAGGGGAGGCGATCGCATGA
- a CDS encoding VOC family protein, whose translation MRMIFVNLPVGDVVRATAFYEALGFERNADFSNDSASAMRWSDAISVMLLDHQFYATFTDKPIADTHKVSAALLCLTFDSRDEVDAIHAAARGAGGRETRAIHDQQFMYGGAFEDPDGHTWETVFMDMGATPPA comes from the coding sequence ATGCGGATGATCTTCGTGAACCTGCCGGTCGGCGACGTGGTGCGTGCCACCGCCTTCTACGAAGCGCTTGGCTTCGAGCGGAATGCCGACTTCTCGAACGACTCCGCCTCCGCGATGCGGTGGTCCGATGCGATCAGCGTGATGCTGCTCGATCACCAATTCTATGCGACCTTCACCGACAAGCCGATCGCCGACACGCACAAGGTCAGCGCCGCATTGCTGTGCCTGACCTTCGACAGCCGCGACGAGGTCGACGCCATCCATGCCGCGGCGCGCGGCGCGGGCGGGCGTGAGACGCGCGCGATCCACGACCAGCAATTCATGTACGGCGGTGCCTTCGAGGATCCGGACGGCCATACATGGGAAACGGTGTTCATGGACATGGGCGCCACACCGCCGGCCTGA